From the Platichthys flesus chromosome 6, fPlaFle2.1, whole genome shotgun sequence genome, one window contains:
- the slc45a3 gene encoding solute carrier family 45 member 3, which translates to MPGWRAQWRLVLLNSLTCGLEICVAAGITYVPPLLLEAGVQERYMTMVLGIGPVLGLLFIPLIGSASDQCNSSYGRRRPFIWLLSLGVLVALLIIPHADVLAARLTWGGRTVQVGFLIFGVGLLDFCGQVCFTPLEALLSDLYRDEEDCGQAFAMFSFMVSLGGCVGYLLPSLDWSRGLLSVYLGGQAECLFFILILIFVSSVLITMKVSEEPSFTSSGLAGSGSLLETGTGVIEAGRCGVPRSCCYLLKCKLRLLKSGPLLCLLRTCWSMTPAIYRSYCHIPRVMRQLCVAQLCSWMAVMSFMLFYTDFVGEGLYEGVPSALPGSMSRQRYDEGIRMGSLGLFLQCATSTFFSLAMSRLVRHFGSRWVYVSSMVSFTLSALVICLSKSVVLVTVMAALTGYAYATLQTLPYTLTCHYHKEKAVFMPKRKPKSIHTNGISTKRDSVYLTPVEEDGGLNHKTGVPYGFQDNYEYCPTTPSQSGSSLSSGSTEQDEGELEFEKRGVGLDFAILDSTFLLSQVFPTLLLGMIVQFAQSVTAYIACSAIFGAIAIYLARQIVFDQKDLKC; encoded by the exons ATGCCTGGATGGAGGGCTCAGTGGCGTCTCGTCCTGCTGAACTCCCTGACCTGTGGCCTGGAGATCTGCGTGGCAGCTGGGATCACATACGTGCCCCcactgctgctggaggccgGAGTGCAGGAGCGCTACATGACCATGGTTCTAG GTATTGGTCCGGTGCTCGGCCTCCTGTTCATCCCTCTGATCGGCTCGGCCAGTGACCAGTGCAACAGCAGTTATGGCCGCCGACGCCCCTTCATCTGGCTGCTGTCTCTGGGAGTCCTCGTGGCACTTTTGATCATTCCCCACGCTGACGTCCTGGCAGCCCGTCTCACCTGGGGTGGACGCACGGTTCAG GTGGGCTTCCTCATCTTTGGGGTGGGACTCCTTGACTTTTGCGGACAAGTGTGCTTCACACCGCTGGAGGCTCTTCTGTCTGACCTGTACCGGGACGAGGAGGACTGCGGGCAGGCCTTCGCCATGTTCTCTTTCATGGTCAGCTTGGGAGGATGTGTGGGATATTTGCTACCTTCGCTGGACTGGAGTCGCGGCTTACTCTCTGTTTACCTAGGAGGCCAGGCCGAGTGCCTGtttttcatcctcatccttATCTTCGTCTCCAGCGTGCTCATCACCATGAAGGTGTCTGAGGAACCCTCATTTACCAGCAGTGGCTTGGCAGGGTCTGGATCTTTATTGGAGACTGGGACTGGAGTGATAGAGGCCGGCCGCTGCGGCGTGCCTCGCTCATGCTGCTACCTGCTGAAGTGCAAACTGAGGCTGCTGAAGTCTGGTCCCCTGCTGTGTTTACTGAGAACATGCTGGTCCATGACTCCGGCCATCTACAGGAGCTACTGCCACATCCCGCGAGTGATGAGGCAGCTGTGTGTGGCTCAGCTCTGCAGCTGGATGGCCGTCATGTCTTTCATGCTCTTCTACACAGACTTTGTGGGGGAAGGCCTGTACGAGGGCGTGCCCAGTGCATTACCAGGAAGTATGTCCAGGCAGCGATACGACGAAG GTATCCGTATGGGCAGCCTGGGCCTGTTCCTGCAGTGTGCTACCTCAACCTTCTTCTCCCTGGCCATGAGTCGCTTGGTTCGCCACTTCGGCTCCCGCTGGGTGTACGTGAGCAGCATGGTGAGCTTCacgctctctgctctggtcaTCTGCCTGTCCAAGAGTGTGGTCCTGGTCACCGTCATGGCCGCTCTCACTGGCTACGCGTATGCCACGCTCCAGACTCTGCCGTACACGCTCACCTGCCATTACCACAAGGAGAAAGCG GTCTTTATGCCAAAAAGAAAACCCAAAAGCATACACACAAATGGGATTTCAACCAAGCGGGACTCTGTGTATTTGACTCCTGTGGAAGAGGACGGTGGACTGAACCACAAAACGGGGGTTCCATACGGATTCCAGGATAATTACGAGTACTGCCCCACCACCCCGAGCCAGAGCGGCTCCTCTCTCAGCTCTGGCAGCACTGAACAGGACGAGGGGGAGCTAGAGTTCGAGAAACGAGGCGTGGGATTGGACTTTGCCATCTTGGACagcaccttcctcctctctcaggttTTCCCCACCCTCTTGTTGGGCATGATCGTTCAGTTCGCTCAGTCCGTCACTGCCTACATCGCCTGCTCCGCCATCTTTGGTGCCATCGCCATCTACCTGGCCCGTCAGATCGTCTTTGACCAAAAGGACCTCAAGTGCTGA